From Oceanipulchritudo coccoides, the proteins below share one genomic window:
- a CDS encoding sugar phosphate isomerase/epimerase family protein codes for MSAKTIEDLSKCAVHTITTKPWAIETAIDQYAKAGFGGITVWRDAMKGRDIDLVRQHIKDAGLKTAALVRGGFFCYGNPEDRMKAFADNRLAIREAETLGAPMVVLVCGARPGQSLEESRKQIREGIETVLPHAEASGVTLAIEPLHPMYADDRSAINTLRSANELAEYFNSDYVGIAVDVYHLWWDPDLEKEIKRCGKKGNLSAFHVCDWRTPTEDLLLDRGLMGEGCIDIPTIRGWVEAAGFDGFNEVEIFSKRRWESDQSEWLNDIKAAYLKHV; via the coding sequence ATGAGCGCAAAAACTATCGAGGACTTATCCAAGTGTGCGGTTCACACGATCACGACCAAGCCATGGGCCATTGAGACAGCGATTGATCAATATGCCAAAGCTGGATTCGGCGGAATAACTGTCTGGCGCGACGCCATGAAAGGGCGGGATATCGACCTTGTCCGGCAACATATCAAGGATGCTGGGTTGAAAACCGCGGCCTTGGTACGGGGCGGTTTTTTCTGCTACGGAAATCCTGAAGACCGCATGAAAGCTTTCGCCGATAACCGGCTGGCAATTCGCGAAGCGGAAACCCTTGGCGCCCCAATGGTGGTACTGGTCTGTGGTGCGCGCCCTGGCCAGAGCCTTGAGGAAAGCCGTAAGCAGATCCGTGAGGGAATTGAGACGGTGCTTCCGCATGCTGAAGCCAGCGGCGTGACTCTGGCCATCGAGCCGCTTCATCCGATGTATGCGGATGACCGTTCGGCGATCAACACCTTACGAAGCGCCAATGAGCTGGCCGAGTATTTCAATTCCGATTACGTTGGGATTGCCGTTGATGTGTATCACCTCTGGTGGGATCCGGACCTTGAGAAGGAAATCAAGCGTTGTGGAAAAAAGGGCAATCTTTCCGCCTTCCATGTCTGCGACTGGCGCACACCCACTGAGGACCTGCTGCTTGACCGCGGGCTGATGGGTGAAGGCTGTATCGATATTCCCACTATTCGTGGATGGGTCGAGGCTGCCGGTTTTGATGGATTCAACGAGGTTGAAATTTTCAGTAAGCGCCGCTGGGAGTCCGACCAGTCAGAGTGGCTCAACGATATCAAGGCCGCCTACCTGAAACACGTCTAA
- a CDS encoding Gfo/Idh/MocA family protein, which yields MKTHTVGIIMNGVTGRMGTNQHLMRSIVEIIKQGGVHLGPNETIMPDPILVGRNENKLKKLCKQSGVEKYTTDLDSVLKDPSYTIYFDAQTTGRRADAVKKAAEAGKHVYCEKPTAVNAKVALEIADFCEKAGVKNGVVQDKLWLPGMMKLQRLKEQGFFGKILSVRGEFGYWVFEGHNIPAQRPSWNYRKEDDGGMIVDMLCHWRYVLDNLFGEVKAVSCLGATHIPERIDEDGKPYKCTADDAAYATFELEGDIIAHFNSSWVTRVDRDDLLTLHVDGTHGSAVAGLRGCKIQHYGSTPKPIWNPDIDQPIDFRGGWQEVPEQESYDNAFKVQWEMFLKHVVVDAPFRWSLREGAKGVQLAELGLESWAKRQWLKVPKL from the coding sequence ATGAAGACACACACTGTAGGAATTATCATGAACGGCGTGACCGGCCGTATGGGAACAAACCAGCACCTGATGCGGTCGATCGTCGAGATCATCAAGCAAGGCGGCGTGCATCTGGGTCCAAATGAGACCATCATGCCTGATCCGATCCTTGTTGGTCGCAATGAGAACAAGTTGAAAAAACTCTGCAAGCAAAGCGGTGTCGAAAAATACACGACAGATCTCGACAGCGTCCTTAAGGATCCGTCCTATACGATTTACTTCGATGCACAGACCACCGGCCGTCGGGCGGATGCAGTCAAGAAGGCAGCGGAAGCAGGCAAGCACGTCTATTGTGAAAAGCCGACAGCCGTTAATGCTAAAGTCGCTTTGGAAATTGCCGACTTCTGTGAGAAGGCCGGTGTCAAGAACGGTGTGGTGCAGGACAAGCTCTGGCTGCCCGGGATGATGAAGCTACAGCGGCTCAAGGAGCAGGGCTTTTTCGGCAAGATCCTTTCGGTCCGTGGCGAATTCGGTTACTGGGTCTTCGAAGGCCACAACATTCCCGCCCAGCGTCCGAGCTGGAATTACCGCAAGGAGGATGACGGGGGAATGATTGTCGATATGCTTTGTCATTGGCGCTACGTCCTGGACAACCTGTTTGGTGAGGTGAAGGCCGTGAGCTGCCTCGGCGCAACGCACATCCCCGAGCGTATCGATGAGGATGGCAAACCCTACAAGTGTACAGCCGATGACGCGGCCTATGCGACCTTTGAACTCGAAGGGGACATTATCGCTCATTTCAACAGCAGCTGGGTGACACGGGTTGACCGGGATGACCTGCTTACACTTCATGTTGACGGAACGCACGGTAGCGCGGTCGCCGGCTTGCGCGGTTGCAAGATTCAACACTATGGAAGCACACCGAAGCCGATTTGGAATCCGGACATCGATCAGCCGATTGATTTTCGTGGTGGCTGGCAGGAGGTGCCGGAGCAGGAGAGCTACGACAATGCCTTCAAGGTCCAGTGGGAAATGTTTCTCAAGCACGTTGTCGTCGATGCGCCGTTCCGCTGGAGTCTTCGCGAAGGGGCCAAGGGTGTCCAACTCGCCGAGCTTGGTCTTGAAAGCTGGGCCAAGCGCCAGTGGCTCAAGGTCCCGAAACTGTAA
- a CDS encoding 3-ketoacyl-ACP reductase, with the protein MSKQVALVTGGSRGIGFGIARQLAGQGFDLAINGMRPEAQVQEALDELRTLGAEVIYVPGDIGDGAARKQMIDSVRDQFGALNWLVNNAGVAPKQRLDLLDTTEDSFDFVVGTNLRGAFFLSQLAANWLVEQKQANAGFKGGIINVSSISATVVSINRGEYCIAKAGLSMATQLFATRLGEFDLPVYEVRPGVTKTDMTSGVTDKYDKLIEDGLCVTRRWGFPDDIGKAVGSLARGDFPYSTGQVIMVDGGLTIPRL; encoded by the coding sequence ATGAGTAAACAAGTAGCATTGGTGACCGGCGGGAGCCGGGGAATTGGATTCGGGATTGCCCGCCAACTGGCCGGGCAAGGCTTCGATCTTGCAATCAACGGGATGCGTCCGGAGGCGCAGGTGCAGGAGGCTCTTGATGAGCTTCGGACACTTGGCGCGGAAGTCATTTATGTACCGGGTGACATCGGTGATGGCGCGGCCCGGAAGCAGATGATTGACTCTGTGCGGGATCAGTTCGGCGCCTTGAATTGGCTGGTCAACAATGCCGGGGTTGCTCCGAAACAACGACTCGATCTTCTGGATACTACCGAGGACAGTTTTGATTTTGTGGTCGGGACCAATCTGCGCGGAGCCTTTTTCCTCAGCCAACTGGCTGCCAATTGGCTGGTTGAACAGAAGCAGGCCAATGCCGGATTCAAAGGTGGAATCATCAATGTTTCCTCCATCTCGGCGACCGTGGTTTCCATTAACCGTGGCGAATACTGTATTGCCAAGGCGGGATTGAGCATGGCAACGCAGCTCTTCGCAACTCGCCTGGGTGAATTTGATCTGCCCGTTTATGAGGTGCGTCCGGGAGTGACGAAGACTGACATGACTTCCGGTGTGACGGACAAATACGACAAGCTGATCGAGGATGGCTTGTGCGTGACCCGCCGCTGGGGCTTTCCGGATGATATCGGAAAGGCTGTTGGTTCATTGGCCCGCGGAGATTTTCCTTATTCAACCGGCCAGGTTATCATGGTGGACGGTGGGTTGACCATTCCGCGCCTTTAA